From one Paenibacillus sp. FSL K6-1330 genomic stretch:
- a CDS encoding SEC-C domain-containing protein, which translates to MKKLGRNDLCHCGSGKKYKRCCLEKDERTVYGKVIQFPGARAEEPKLQVDQLRQMINDKLGWMDWNADEHRELAESVFPQICRDYELQDDQQLFQVFSLLMVWNSFSREANPKYRKQGGYASALEYIVTSSLNISTTKSDIAKKHEVSVATLTRNSGQIQDFMDGVAASGDDANVEDEETDSEVDKDLSLGR; encoded by the coding sequence ATGAAAAAGCTAGGAAGAAACGATCTATGTCACTGCGGAAGCGGGAAAAAGTACAAAAGATGTTGTCTTGAAAAAGATGAACGCACGGTATACGGTAAAGTCATCCAGTTCCCTGGTGCGAGAGCAGAAGAGCCTAAGCTGCAGGTCGATCAATTGCGTCAGATGATTAACGACAAGCTGGGATGGATGGACTGGAACGCTGATGAGCATCGCGAGCTTGCCGAGTCTGTGTTTCCTCAGATCTGCCGGGATTATGAGCTGCAGGATGATCAGCAGCTGTTTCAAGTGTTCAGCCTCCTGATGGTCTGGAACAGCTTCTCCAGAGAAGCCAATCCGAAGTACCGTAAACAGGGCGGATATGCAAGTGCGTTGGAATATATAGTAACTTCATCGCTGAACATTTCAACAACGAAGTCCGATATCGCGAAGAAGCATGAGGTTTCCGTTGCTACGTTGACCCGCAACAGCGGTCAGATTCAAGACTTCATGGATGGCGTAGCGGCATCCGGTGACGACGCAAACGTCGAGGATGAGGAAACCGATAGCGAAGTGGACAAGGACTTGTCCCTGGGACGCTAG